The sequence ATTGTAGCTACGAATAAGAGCGCGCGCTATCGCTGGGTGTTTCTGTATGGCTATGCCAAAAATGTACGGGACAACATCACTGAGGTAGAAAAAGAAGACTTAAAAGACTTCGCGTCTTTGTACTTAAGCTTTAGCGCCGAACAAATTGAACTAGCTTTACAAAATCAACTTTTATTCGAGGTAATCGAGCATGAAGAAGAAATCTCCGATAATGGAGGCAATTTATGAAGATGTTAAAGGTCTGCACGCTCACGGTTTGATAGATAAAGTCACCATGCGTCGATTTGATGCTCGGCGCTTACCTCGCATTGAGCCGCTTTCCCCCGAGCAAATCAAAGATCTTCGGGAAAAGTCACAGGTCAGCCAGTCCGTGTTTGCCTTAATTTTGAACACTAGCGTATCGACCGTTCAAAAGTGGGAAATAGGTCGAAAACGTCCTTCTGGTTCAGCCCTTAAGCTACTTCACCTTATAAACGACAAAGGTTTAGACTGGGTTCTTTAGATAGATTACCCGATCAACTATCAGACATGGGCATATCAGATAAGTATCAGATATAGTCAGATAGATATCAGATATAGTCAGATAGATATCAGATAGATATCAGATGCAGGTCAAAAAGATTCACGGGCTTGGAAGCTGATAGACGAATTGCAGACCGTAGACGACGATTATCCGATAATAGAGACAGCAAGCCACCAAAAACGGCACTGGTGGCTGACGCTACTAAACTTAATTCCACAATCATTGTAGTACCCATGACTAACACACCGATACAAGTTACGACCGATCTGGGCACGGTCTTGCAACGAATTGAGCAGAAGCTAGACAAGATTGATGAGAAGTTTGAGCAAAAGCTAGATAACTTGCAAAAAGATGTTAACAACCTAAAGATAGGTCAAACCAAGCTGGAAACGGAATTTACTAGCCTCAAAGAAGACGTTAAAGAGTTGAAAAGCTCTCAAAAAGCCTTAGTTACCGATGTAGCTGACTTGAAAGGAGCTAAGGGATTGGTGATCCCCATAGTGGTAGCGGTATTGACCAGTTTGTTTACATTGCTGGCAAGGTCGATTCCTCTTCCTTAACTCTTATTCTTTCGATAATGTGGATTTTCACCAGATGTCTAGTACGCCCGTATCAATTAATTCCAAAATCTCTCACCTTATCCCAGTCGCTCCTTACCCCAACTGGGAGCAACTTCTCGTGGATTTTTTGTTGACAAAACCTTCGGAACATACCCAACGAGTTTATAGGACTGATATTATCAACTTCCTGAGAGATCTAGATTTGAGTCTGGGGAAGTTTTTAACGTGCGATCGCTACCAAGCCTTTGAGCTAGTGTCTCGCTACATGGGACAGATGTCAACAAAAAATCTCTCTCCCTCTACCATCAACCGCCGCATCAGCGCGATTAAATCTCTGGTTACTTATGCCTATAATTGCGGTAAATGCGAGTATGTTTTAGACAACGTGAAATCATTGGCTATAGAACCTTATCGAGACACGTCTGGAGTGTCTTTAGCGCAATTCAAACAGATTCTAGCCGCAATTGACGAAACTAGTTTGAAGGGAAAACGCGATCGGGCTATTCTCCTGCTGCTGTGGGGGAATGCTTTAAGGCGAAGCGAGTTAGCTGGTTGTAATATTGCTGACTTCGATCCCGATTCTAAGACTTTGAGAATCAAAGGTAAGGGGCGATCGCAGCACGAGATTGTGTCTTTGGGAACGAGTGCTAGAGCCGCGATTCAATATTGGTTGATTGCTAGAGGTGAAATCAATCCGACTTCGGCTTTGTTCTGTTCCGTCAATCCTGGCTATAAAGATGGTCGTCTTTGCACTCAGGCTATAGCTGATATTGTGATATCCAGATCCAAGGCTGCGGGTGTCAACAAAAAAATGAGTCCCCACCGGATTCGCCACTCATCTATCACCGCCGCTTTGGATGCGACTAACGGAAACGTTAGGGAAGTTCAAAAGCTTTCTC comes from Merismopedia glauca CCAP 1448/3 and encodes:
- a CDS encoding helix-turn-helix domain-containing protein: MRRFDARRLPRIEPLSPEQIKDLREKSQVSQSVFALILNTSVSTVQKWEIGRKRPSGSALKLLHLINDKGLDWVL
- a CDS encoding type II toxin-antitoxin system RelE/ParE family toxin, encoding MKIFKTKNFERWARKEKLDDIALVKAVAEIVAGLYEADLGGGLFKKRIARSGRGKSGGYRTIVATNKSARYRWVFLYGYAKNVRDNITEVEKEDLKDFASLYLSFSAEQIELALQNQLLFEVIEHEEEISDNGGNL
- a CDS encoding tyrosine-type recombinase/integrase, coding for MSSTPVSINSKISHLIPVAPYPNWEQLLVDFLLTKPSEHTQRVYRTDIINFLRDLDLSLGKFLTCDRYQAFELVSRYMGQMSTKNLSPSTINRRISAIKSLVTYAYNCGKCEYVLDNVKSLAIEPYRDTSGVSLAQFKQILAAIDETSLKGKRDRAILLLLWGNALRRSELAGCNIADFDPDSKTLRIKGKGRSQHEIVSLGTSARAAIQYWLIARGEINPTSALFCSVNPGYKDGRLCTQAIADIVISRSKAAGVNKKMSPHRIRHSSITAALDATNGNVREVQKLSRHKNVQTLLVYDDNRTNAQAKVTNILDGLI
- a CDS encoding shikimate dehydrogenase; translated protein: MTNTPIQVTTDLGTVLQRIEQKLDKIDEKFEQKLDNLQKDVNNLKIGQTKLETEFTSLKEDVKELKSSQKALVTDVADLKGAKGLVIPIVVAVLTSLFTLLARSIPLP